In Clostridium swellfunianum, a genomic segment contains:
- the jag gene encoding RNA-binding cell elongation regulator Jag/EloR, with the protein MKIIEMTGRTVEEAIKNALQELKLTEDKIEVEVLDEGSKGLFKLIGAKPARIRVKVKRDYIYEAKNFLRDVLNTMGIKAEIRIKEEADTVNITMTGPDMGILIGYRGETLDSLQYLVSLVVNKGHETAYKRVVLDTENYRSKREETLKRLAQKVAGTVRRTGKLIRLEPMNPYERRVIHSALQDDRYVQTHSEGDEPYRRVVIDLKKA; encoded by the coding sequence ATGAAAATTATTGAAATGACTGGTAGAACTGTTGAAGAAGCTATAAAAAATGCCTTGCAGGAATTGAAGCTTACTGAAGATAAAATTGAAGTTGAAGTTCTAGACGAAGGCAGTAAGGGTTTGTTCAAATTAATAGGTGCAAAACCAGCAAGAATAAGAGTAAAAGTTAAAAGAGATTACATTTACGAAGCAAAGAACTTCTTAAGAGATGTATTAAATACGATGGGGATTAAAGCTGAAATTAGAATAAAAGAAGAGGCTGATACTGTAAATATTACAATGACAGGTCCTGATATGGGCATTCTCATTGGTTACAGGGGGGAGACTCTAGATTCTCTTCAGTACTTAGTTAGTCTTGTTGTAAACAAGGGACATGAAACAGCTTATAAGAGAGTTGTTTTAGATACAGAGAACTATAGATCAAAGAGAGAAGAAACCTTAAAGAGACTCGCTCAAAAGGTTGCTGGTACAGTTAGAAGGACAGGAAAGCTCATAAGGCTTGAGCCTATGAATCCTTATGAAAGAAGAGTAATACATTCTGCCCTTCAAGATGACCGTTATGTCCAAACACATAGTGAAGGCGATGAGCCCTACAGAAGAGTTGTTATCGACTTAAAGAAAGCCTAA